Within the Oreochromis niloticus isolate F11D_XX linkage group LG14, O_niloticus_UMD_NMBU, whole genome shotgun sequence genome, the region gaagcattaattaatggcaggacttctttgagcagttttgtaggaatggggtctaaaagacacgttgatggtttggaggaattaattattgaagttaactcagaaagatcaattggagaaaaagagtctaacttaacattgatggtactaaaagtagctgtagataatgttacatctgtgggatgattattggtaattttttctctaatgataaaaattttatttgtgaagaagttcatgaagtcattactagttaacgttaaagggattgttggctcagtagagctctgactttttgtcagcctggctacagtgctgaagagaaacctggggttgttcttattttcttcaatcagtgacgaatagtaagatgttctggctttgcggagggctttcttataaagcagcaaactatttctccaggctaaatgatgatcctctaaatttgtgacacgccatttcctctccagcttacgagttatctgctttaggctacgtgtttgagaattataccacggagtcagggactttggatttgaggccttagttttcacaggagctacagtatccagagtcgtacgtagtgaggaggtaaaattattaacaagataatcgacctctgttggagtagcgttcagatagctgctctgctctatgttggtacagggcattgaagatgataacagtgggtggattatattcttaaacttagttacagcactttcggaaagacatctactttgataaagtctactctccactgctgtgtaatcaattattgtaaatgtaaatgttatcaggaaatgatcagacagcagagggttttcaggaaacactgttacatgttcagtttctatgccatatgttaaaacaagatctagagtgtgattaaagtggtgggtgggttcttttacattttgagagaagccaattgagtctaataacagattaaatgcgatgttgaggctgtcatttttagcatctacatggatgttaaaatcacccacaataattattttatctgagctgagcactaaatcagataaaaagtctgagaaatcagagagaaactctgtgtaaggcccaggtggacgatagatgataacaagtaagactggtttctgagttttacagctggggtggacgaggctaagcatcaggctttcaaatgaattaaaagtctgtcttggtctttcgttaattaataggctggtgtgaaaaattgctgccacaccgcccctcggcctgtgcttcgagatttctggtagttagaatgactcgggggtgttgattcatttaaactaacatactcatcctgctgcaaccaggtttctgtaaggcagagtaaatcgatttgttgatcaattattaaatcatgtactaacagagacttggaggagagagacctaatatttaataatccacatttcactgttttactctttggttcagatgtggatactgtattgttctttctttgtgattttttatgtttaagttgtttattgctggtttttggtttgttttttgtctttttgggagctgacacagtctcaatggagatgggtttttgggggggtagcaggaggagagaagctgcagagaggcgtgtaagactgcaactctgcttcctggtcccaactctggatagtcatattttggggggtttaataaatttgtccatatttctagaaatgagagctgctccatccaaagtgggatggatgccgtctctcctaacaagaccaggtttcctccagaaggtttgccaattatctatgaagcccacatcgtttctgggacaccactcagacagccagcaatttaaggagaacatgcggctaaacatgtcactcctggtctgattggggaggggaccagagaaaactacagagtccgacattgttttggcaaagttacacaccgattcaatattgattttagtgacctccgattggcgtaaccgggtgtcattactgccgacgtgaattatgatcttactgtatttacgtttacccttagccagcagttttaaatttccttcaatgtcgcctgctctggcccctggaagacaattgactatggttgccggtgtctctagcttcacatgtctgagaacagaatcaccaattaccagagtttgacccccggcgggtgtgtcgccgagtggggaaaaacggttagacacatgaacaggttggtggtgtacctggggcttcagtttaagactatgcttcctcctcaccgtcacccagccgccctctttccccagctgcttggggtctgccggggaacagctagcggggcctatgCTATCTTCGGCtacaccagctacaggggcctggctagctatgggtgaatgaagggtgcgaagccgagtctccaattcagtaatcctggcctccagagctgcaaatatactacatttgttacaggtatcattactgctaaaggaggccgaggagtaactaaacatctgacacaatgagcaggaaagtgcaggagggacaggtgaagtagccatggtgctaacgagtcggctacgagctaagctaagctagcgaaacagtaaagagacagtgagtgaatactttggctataaattaggtagtgagtacacagaaagggtgattcagatgaagcacgttaagattatactatgaaaaagggatgtatcaaaagatttaaattaaattgctaagcagaaaagctacttagaaacaccactgtgtttgagcaggaacaggaagtgatactctaccacaaagcgagcgaacaccaagtgacagcgccaccaagagtcagCACGTAAACGGCGTCAACTCCTGACAAGCTAGAGCATTATATACTATGAAGTACATGTTTGCAGTAGCTGTCCTGTGAGGACCAGaccagataaaaaaaaaaacttaatgaGCTCAGAAATTCTCTACACTGGAGGGTTTTCACAGGTtatgccaaagcatctcaatcaATTTCAGGTCAGAACTTTGACCAGGGCACtccaaaacagccccagaccatcacactccCAACACcatattttaaagcatttcagcttttctgaaatgctgtgtaaTTTTTGCACCAGATGTAATGGGACACACATCTTCAAAAAGGTTCAGCTTTTGTCTcgtcacacagagacacagagtaGTTTCCTCAGTCTTCCTCAAGATTTTTTCTGGCAAAACTGAGATGAGCCTTTATGGTCATTTTGCCCAGCAAAGGTTTTTGTCTTGGAACTCTGTCATGCAGGCCATTTTTGCCTAGTCTCTTTTTTATGGCGCTTTAGAAATCGCTAAAATGGCTAAGTAGGATTTCTCAGTCTTTCCTAGACAAAGAGAGCTCAATTACTTTGTTTCTTATTTGCTCCTGAATTTCCTTGGATCACAGCATATTATCTGGCTCAGGCCCGGCCCTAACCAATCTGGCGCCCTAGGCAAGATTTTAGGTGGCGCCCCCCTACATCGGCAGTGTAGTGTATGTACTCACAAGAAACCGAATAGCTTtgtctttgaccttttttttttacttaaagaaAGCAAATTCACAATCAGAATAATTaacaagataaaaaaatatatgaataaataaatgaatacaaaaaataaaaaatgaatatatgaaatacaataaattttacatacataaacacaataaaacgtGTCAACAAGttggataaaataaattaaaaatacaatataaataagGCACTGCACAAAACAAGATATTAAATAAACCAGTATGACTTTAACAActatattacaaaaaagggGATCCTAAAGAGTTCTCTAGTTGTGCTTTTTAATACCGCATTAACTAGAATGACTTACAAATTACTGTACACCACCCCCTCATCAACCTCACATCACCTGCTACAGCCTTACTCTCCTAGTCTTTCTTGCAGCAAAGTCATCTACAACATCATCATATGACAACTGATTTGAGACCACATGATTTATGCTTATGATGGAAAGTCCACTGAGACGTTCTTGCATCATAGTAGATCTCAGGTAGGTTTTAATGAGTTTGAGCTTAGAGAAGCTTCTTTCAGCAGCAGCCACTGTAACAGGAAGAGTGGCAAAGATTCTCAGAGCAACCCACATGTTGGGGTAAATTTCTGCCACCTTCTTCTCATGCAGGAAGGTCAAGAGTTCCATGTTTGTCATGTTCTTTGATGGCAATGGTGGGAAATTCTGCATTTCCATTGCAAGTTCTGTGCCATTAATGTCCAGctggctgtcatgtgtcagagtAGTACTCAGTGTTTGGCACTGCTGTAGCAGCTCTTCTTTTTGTAAGTTGTGGAAATTGAGGAGTACTCCAAACTTGTCATTCACCTCTCCAAGGTTCTGAAATCTCTCATCAAGTGAAGAGATGGCTGTATCCACTACCACATTAAAAAATGTGGTTTCCATTTTTTTAAGTGCATCTTGTATGGGCTCATCTGGAGACTCATAACCGAAGTGCCTTTTGGTGGTTCTCAATCGCTTTTGTTTGAGTTCAGCCTCCACATTCATTTCTTCACACATCTCCTTTGCCGTTGTCTGTGCATCAGAAAATCCAGTGTTTCTGTAGCTGGTGAGGGAATCTTTGGTTTTCTTCAGCAAGTCGACAGCCACATCTAGCTGCATGGAGGGCGACTGCATGAGTTTACTCACATACTGGATCTTGCTGAGAATGTCATACCAGATGGCTGTACAAATGCAAAAACGATAGGATCCAATCTCCTCAGCCAAAGACTGGGCTTCAACTCTGACCACAGGGTCTTTAGCTGTTTCCCTCACCTCCAGAAGAGCCTCTCTGACTTGCCGAGCCTGATATCTGACTGCCTCAATGCTTTTTATCCTGCTTTCCCATCTGGTCTCAGCCCATGATTTCAAGGTGGTTTTCACATGTTTCAGGAGAACACCCCACCTATGGGTGGAGGCTGAGAAGAGCTTGAATAATTTTGCTAAATGCCCAAAGTAGCCAAGGGCATCTGGTGAGCTTTTTGCAGCATCAGCTACTACCAGATTTAAAGTGTGGGCACCACATGGGACCAAAAAAGCTCTTGAGTTTAGCTGAAGCAACCTTGCCTGAACACCtttattttttcccttcatGTTGGCCCCATTGTCATAGGACTGTCCTCTGCAGTCTTcaaaaggaatgttaagctccTCTATCCGTTTTAGGATGAGAGTTGACAAATGATCTCCTGTTGATTCCTCTGCAACAAGAAAGCCCAGGAAATGCTCTTTAACTTGTGGTATGTCTTCTTGTGACACTATCCTGACTATGACAGAGAGCTGTTCCTTATGACTCAGATCAGGTGTGCAATCTAAAATGATGGAGAAATACTTTGATGTTTTGATATCTTCCACAATGCGTTTTATTATTCTTGAACTGATGGTGTCAATCAGTTCATTTTGGATTGTTTTTCCCAGATAATGTATGTGACTGCCAGCTCCACTTTCTACTCTACTGACATGCTGCTTCATCACTGGATCAAATTTGGCCATAAGCTCCACTTCTTTCAGAAAATTGCCATTGTCTGGTTTATTTAATGTGTCTGTGGACTCCCTGAAAGCCATGTTTCTTTCAGCTAAGGACTGAATTATTGCCACCAAACGATGTAGAACTTCACGCCACCTTTTTCTCTCAGCCTCAGCAAGTGCCATCTCTTGTTTATCTATTGTGAGTCCTTTCGCAAAACGGACCTCCAAGTCCTTCCATGTTGCCATGTGAGCATTATGCTCCTGGCTATCCTCATGGACCTTGAGCAAGTGGCTTGCATTTTTCCAGTCCTTCAGACCTTCCCTACTCAGTTTGTAATCTCTCTTGGAAAACATTTTACAGCAGAAGCAGTGCAAGCTATCCTCTTTTTTCGAATACATAAGCCAGGTTCTTCTCACCTTTTCCCCATTGATTAAGAGTCTGTTAAAATAATCATGCTGACACCTTCGCCCGTCTTTCTGTTTCGGGAATGTGAAGTCACTATCAATTACAAATGGACCTCTGTGAACTAACTCTGTTCGTACCTTTTCAGTTAAAGCAGAAGGCCAGTCAGCAGGGTCTATTGGTGCAGCAGGAAGACCGCTTGATGCTGCTGCATCACTGCTGGGTTGTGCTGCTGAGGTGGAGGCAACAGGAACACCGCTTGATGCTGCTGCAAAACTGGTGGGTTGTGCTGCTGAGGTGGAGGCAACAGGAAGACCGCTTGATGCTGCTGCATCATGGCTGGGttgtgctgctgatgctgcatCACTGGTGGGTTGTGCTGCTGAAGTGGAGGCAGCAGCGGTAGATGTGGTAGATGGCCCAGGGGTGGGATTTAGAAACTTCAACAGTGCATCTGAAGAGAGGAGTATGTGACACCACTGAGTATTAAagtctaataataaaaacatatgattccaggaataaaatgaaatgatataATATAAATGACAAACCAAAGAGATATATGTATGATGTtaactgatatgcaaattagattagattcaatttattgtcatcattacagtGAAATGCTGAATAGCAGAATGCGAAGTAACAGTATAATATCATATGAGAATGTTATGTTATGATTATCTTTGACCGAATCACAGCAGTgctcatattaaaaaacagcattCCCTCTCATGTGATATTGCTTAATTAACATTAATGATGTGCACTTTAACAACTAGGCTTACAACTATAATATATACAGGGGTGGAAAAGTGACTATTACCTGCAGGGTAAACGTTAGCTAACCAGAAGGCaataacaatgtaaacaaaaaacacctgctTAAAAGATGAATACAAATGAGGAATGGTGGGAAAGGTGGGAGTACTGTAATTACCTAACGttacattattattttccaTAACAATTTAGCCCCCTCCACAATATTAACTGACGTTAAAACAGTTAACTAGCTATTTATTGATTAGCAATTAGCGAATCATGTAACATTAGCTTAATGCTAAAAATTTAGGTTACTATCACATTCAGACAAATAATTTCATGTAGGCTAACGTTACCtacctctgtctttttctcgtttctcctcctcttcttttctcttttttcttccctgGGCACCTGACAGTTTTGGCCGTTTTGACATCTTGTGTTGATTTTTTGATGTGGTGACGTCCAAAAGGAACCATGATACGGGAAGGGAGGGGGCGCACCGTGCGGGGGGCGGGGGGCGTAATGTTGTAACAAATAATATTTCTATTAAATAAGCTttactttgcattttaattaacgtgggattattttttgtatttagaaATAATAgtaccaactttttttttttttttttcaacatttgtgGCACTGGCATGGCGCCCCCTGATGGACGGCGCCCTTAGCATTTGCCTATACGGCCTATGCCACGGGCCGGCCCTGATCTGGCTTTTAAGAATCTTTTAGTCTACTCCACTTGTCAGGCAGGTCCTATTCAAGTGATTTCTTGCATTTTGTGTGGGGTGGCTGtaactcaggaggtagagcaggtcacctactgatcggtagttggtggttcgatccgtggctcctccagtctgcatgtcaagtacaTGGTAAGATACTTatcccaagttgctctctgatgcatccatcggagtgtgaatgtagttagaaagcactaagTGTAGAGtaagtgcttgtgagaatgggtgtgattgggtgaatgtggcatgttgtatagagcgctttaagtactccgggagagtagaaaagtgctatataagaatcagtccatttaccatgttTGCTTTCTAATAAcattatttaaccaggaaaaaAACGAGTAATTTACAAGGGTGACCTGGACAAAAACAACACTACAAATACATTACACATACAATTTTACAATATATGAAAGATAAGTGATCATCAAAATatagatagaaaaaaaaagtctaataaCATATTCACAGAGTAGTTAAATAACTCATCCATTAAAAAATTTGAATGCCAATCTTTGactatttaaaacattttgcatttgtttaaaCTCACTCAGAGAAAAGTTTCTCCAAGTGTAGCTCATTCTGGAGCTGCTTCCATGCATAAGGGGCAAAG harbors:
- the LOC109200116 gene encoding uncharacterized protein LOC109200116 isoform X2, translating into MKGKNKGVQARLLQLNSRAFLVPCGAHTLNLVVADAAKSSPDALGYFGHLAKLFKLFSASTHRWGVLLKHVKTTLKSWAETRWESRIKSIEAVRYQARQVREALLEVRETAKDPVVRVEAQSLAEEIGSYRFCICTAIWYDILSKIQYVSKLMQSPSMQLDVAVDLLKKTKDSLTSYRNTGFSDAQTTAKEMCEEMNVEAELKQKRLRTTKRHFGYESPDEPIQDALKKMETTFFNVVVDTAISSLDERFQNLGEVNDKFGVLLNFHNLQKEELLQQCQTLSTTLTHDSQLDINGTELAMEMQNFPPLPSKNMTNMELLTFLHEKKVAEIYPNMWVALRIFATLPVTVAAAERSFSKLKLIKTYLRSTMMQERLSGLSIISINHVVSNQLSYDDVVDDFAARKTRRVRL
- the LOC109200116 gene encoding zinc finger MYM-type protein 1-like isoform X1 yields the protein MPVPQMLKKKKKKLVLLFLNTKNNPTLIKMQSKAYLIEILFVTTLRPPPPARCAPSLPVSWFLLDVTTSKNQHKMSKRPKLSGAQGRKKRKEEEEKREKDRDALLKFLNPTPGPSTTSTAAASTSAAQPTSDAASAAQPSHDAAASSGLPVASTSAAQPTSFAAASSGVPVASTSAAQPSSDAAASSGLPAAPIDPADWPSALTEKVRTELVHRGPFVIDSDFTFPKQKDGRRCQHDYFNRLLINGEKVRRTWLMYSKKEDSLHCFCCKMFSKRDYKLSREGLKDWKNASHLLKVHEDSQEHNAHMATWKDLEVRFAKGLTIDKQEMALAEAERKRWREVLHRLVAIIQSLAERNMAFRESTDTLNKPDNGNFLKEVELMAKFDPVMKQHVSRVESGAGSHIHYLGKTIQNELIDTISSRIIKRIVEDIKTSKYFSIILDCTPDLSHKEQLSVIVRIVSQEDIPQVKEHFLGFLVAEESTGDHLSTLILKRIEELNIPFEDCRGQSYDNGANMKGKNKGVQARLLQLNSRAFLVPCGAHTLNLVVADAAKSSPDALGYFGHLAKLFKLFSASTHRWGVLLKHVKTTLKSWAETRWESRIKSIEAVRYQARQVREALLEVRETAKDPVVRVEAQSLAEEIGSYRFCICTAIWYDILSKIQYVSKLMQSPSMQLDVAVDLLKKTKDSLTSYRNTGFSDAQTTAKEMCEEMNVEAELKQKRLRTTKRHFGYESPDEPIQDALKKMETTFFNVVVDTAISSLDERFQNLGEVNDKFGVLLNFHNLQKEELLQQCQTLSTTLTHDSQLDINGTELAMEMQNFPPLPSKNMTNMELLTFLHEKKVAEIYPNMWVALRIFATLPVTVAAAERSFSKLKLIKTYLRSTMMQERLSGLSIISINHVVSNQLSYDDVVDDFAARKTRRVRL